The following proteins come from a genomic window of Spea bombifrons isolate aSpeBom1 chromosome 10, aSpeBom1.2.pri, whole genome shotgun sequence:
- the ATMIN gene encoding ATM interactor, whose amino-acid sequence MAARMDGGGARVRSPYSCEHWEIVKPSVSELSREVRNNILCTVNGCGKVLPNPPALNMHLVKSHGVQDGIVNPTLRKDLKASQKLYCCPIEGCPRGTNRPFSQFSRVKQHFMKMHAEKKHKCDKCGNSYGTEWDLKRHEGYCGKIFRCTCGCPYASRTALLSHTHRMGHEIPIEHRDPPVKKRKLEASVQNQKTVNEESVVKHDLPAVYATEDKHIERSRSPPSTETSSDVTESSHSQPNPSQKLLLPKPKLAFIKLPVMQVAHLPVLLSSSACSVKPVVVAVNDRGSVMTTVQIVPHYNGAVLQTVENEVPVPANLSLSRNASYGSLDPMNSFVQVSLDKPLSNGSDVNGVSSKNSITSDVQTDLSYFAHNILSGGSWPAESSISSCSQTDLSFGAQVSLPINVETQTFQQNSDLTSTARSETNRNPCFPGGISRETQTNGDLSRESTLHVDQAVMCENLFNGGNSLYTVSTQTSQTENDFMSGSLDQNLLNADDLKEIREESIKSAPYINFHAHNGAFANSNMTDNQTQTMELLSDLEKILSDNMSTQSLDNRSLLTDVGTGAETNLASNCPPNPGIDFDIEEFFSASNIQTQTEESELGNLNSEYLDIETQTDFLFSEDSAQSYSNKGNSGLLGMEMFDTQTQTDLNFFLDNSSHLPLGGILKQSSFSLNHELSDCESNADVTPDTKNMACHGLESQVQLNSAETQTTDSCFDHLGNLFLTSNETQTAMGDFLLADLAWNTIESQFSSVETQTCEELFSLFSEKSQN is encoded by the exons GTGAGCGAGCTGTCCCGGGAGGTCCGCAACAACATCTTGTGCACTGTGAATGGATGTGGGAAAGTGCTGCCCAACCCCCCGGCTCTCAACATGCACCTGGTGAAGTCCCATGGAGTGCAG GATGGGATTGTCAATCCTACGTTAAGAAAAGATTTAAAAGCATCTCAGAAGTTATACTGCTGCCCGATTGAAGGTTGCCCCAGAGGGACAAACAGGCCTTTTTCTCAGTTCTCTCGTGTAAAACAG CATTTCATGAAGATGCACGCTGAAAAAAAGCACAAGTGCGACAAGTGTGGAAACAGCTACGGCACGGAATGGGATCTAAAGAGACACGAGGGCTACTGCGGGAAGATTTTCCGCTGTACCTGCGGCTGTCCCTACGCGAGCAGGACGGCTCTGCTCTCGCATACCCACCGGATGGGCCATGAGATTCCCATTGAGCACAG AGACCCCCctgttaagaaaagaaaacttGAAGCTTCCGTGCAAAACCAGAAAACTGTAAATGAGGAAAGTGTTGTGAAACATGACTTACCCGCTGTGTACGCTACTGAAGACAAGCACATTGAACGTTCGAGATCCCCACCCTCGACGGAAACCAGCAGCGATGTCACAGAAAGCTCCCATTCACAACCAAATCCCTCTCAGAAGCTGCTCCTGCCCAAGCCGAAGTTGGCTTTCATTAAGTTACCGGTAATGCAAGTCGCTCACTTGCCGGTTTTGCTGTCGTCCTCTGCGTGTTCTGTGAAACCGGTGGTCGTTGCAGTAAATGATCGCGGCTCGGTAATGACTACCGTGCAAATAGTGCCTCACTACAATGGAGCCGTTCTTCAGACCGTGGAGAACGAAGTCCCCGTGCCTGCCAACCTCTCGCTTTCTAGGAATGCAAGTTACGGCTCCCTTGATCCCATGAACTCTTTTGTCCAAGTCAGTCTGGATAAACCGCTGTCTAACGGGTCGGACGTCAACGGCGTCTCTTCTAAAAACAGTATCACATCTGACGTTCAGACCGATTTATCCTATTTTGCACACAATATTTTGTCAGGGGGTTCCTGGCCTGCTGAATCTTCGATATCCTCTTGTTCTCAGACAGACTTATCGTTCGGTGCTCAGGTTTCTCTGCCGATTAACGTCGAGACCCAGACTTTTCAACAAAATTCTGACCTAACTTCAACTGCTCGGTCAGAGACCAATAGGAATCCTTGCTTTCCAGGTGGGATTTCTCGAGAGACTCAGACGAACGGCGATCTCTCAAGAGAGAGCACCCTGCATGTGGACCAAGCTGTCATGTGCGAAAACCTTTTTAACGGAGGTAACTCTCTTTACACTGTGTCAACCCAAACCAGCCAGACGGAAAATGATTTCATGTCTGGATCTCTGGACCAAAATCTACTTAACGCAGATGATCTTAAAGAAATAAGGGAAGAGTCTATTAAGTCTGCACCTTACATAAACTTTCACGCGCACAATGGCGCGTTCGCCAACAGTAATATGACCGATAACCAAACCCAAACAATGGAACTTTTGAGTGACCTTGAAAAAATCTTATCCGATAACATGTCCACCCAATCTCTGGACAATCGAAGTCTGCTGACGGATGTTGGGACAGGAGCAGAAACCAATTTAGCCTCAAACTGCCCTCCCAATCCTGGAATAGATTTTGATATAGAGGAGTTCTTTTCCGCGTCCAACATCCAGACGCAAACGGAGGAGAGCGAGCTGGGCAACCTCAACTCAGAATATCTAGACATCGAAACCCAAACGGACTTTCTGTTCTCCGAAGATTCTGCTCAGTCCTATTCTAACAAAGGAAACTCTGGTCTTCTCGGGATGGAGATGTTTGATACGCAGACGCAAACGGATCTGAACTTCTTTCTTGACAATAGTTCTCACTTGCCTTTAGGTGGCATCCTGAAACAATCTAGCTTTTCGCTGAACCACGAACTGTCAGACTGCGAAAGCAACGCCGATGTTACGCCAGACACTAAAAACATGGCGTGTCACGGCCTGGAAAGCCAGGTACAGCTAAACAGTGCCGAGACCCAGACTACCGACAGCTGCTTCGATCACCTCGGGAACTTATTCCTGACGAGTAACGAGACTCAGACGGCCATGGGCGACTTTCTTCTCGCAGACCTGGCATGGAACACGATCGAGTCTCAATTCAGTTCCGTGGAAACTCAAACCTGTGAAGAGCTCTTCTCTCTGTTCTCTGAAAAGTCACAGAACTGA
- the C10H16orf46 gene encoding uncharacterized protein C16orf46 homolog: MSMATPEGVVEYRDPPEDIRCSSRVYYENKTEQELVEELAGISDKVFEDHRKSIECFTGRGWEVAVCGWGAVSSTSYLQPQKKTRKPKSEAASDCILCLEMCHITDSKNGTPETKNTTDSWQETTEAELRPDNGRCAGGSLHSAFTGHCPSTATVSKIETYCNKVSDTQPSSDRQRQDKANSSERDTSPASVQEANSGFMNSLGTSYFCTKEPPVLSSPVLLPPLKNAANNGYGVHKTEYMFQLPEKFPSQTFSGTSGNAEIINKMEPKLEKRLLEGMWDLPKEQAKPFNSLSSTPHISKTPSKDSDRLYQKCSVVTQKTNLSNANALSMKQNGGPSQMGFLHTRATQNKRNVRQDLRHRSEMKMCNRAKSATKPMLSNTILPSLTVTRVRIPVVPHRFL, from the exons ATGTCAATGGCTACCCCAGAAGGAGTGGTAGAATATCGTGACCCCCCAGAAGACATTAGATGTAGCAGCCGCGTTTACTATGAAAATAAAACCGAACAGGAGCTTGTTGAAGAGCTCGCTGGGATCAGTGATAAAGTGTTTGAAGACCACCGGAAATCGATAGAATGCTTCACAGGGAGAGGATGGGAAGTAGCC gTGTGTGGTTGGGGTGCAGTTTCTTCAACCAGCTATCTACAGCCTcagaagaaaacaagaaagCCTAAATCAGAAGCAGCCTCAGACTGTATCCTCTGCTTAGAGATGTGTCACATCACAGACAGTAAGAACGGAACTCCTGAAACTAAAAACACAACAGACTCATGGCAGGAGACAACAGAGGCCGAGCTCCGTCCTGATAATGGACGTTGTGCGGGAGGAAGCTTGCACTCGGCTTTCACCGGTCACTGCCCTTCTACTGCAACAGTTTCCAAAATAGAAACCTATTGTAACAAAGTGTCCGATACTCAGCCATCTAGTGACAGACAAAGACAAGACAAGGCGAATAGTTCTGAAAGAGATACATCTCCTGCCTCGGTTCAGGAAGCCAACTCTGGTTTCATGAATTCTTTAGGTACCAGCTATTTTTGTACAAAGGAACCACCAGTGTTAAGTTCTCCAGTGTTACTGCCTCCTCTCAAGAACGCAGCCAACAATGGATATGGTGTCCACAAGACAGAGTACATGTTTCAACTGCCTGAAAAGTTTCCTTCACAGACCTTTTCAGGAACTTCTGGAAATGCAGAGATTATTAACAAGATGGAGCCAAAGCTTGAGAAGAGGCTACTTGAGGGAATGTGGGATCTACCGAAAGAGCAGGCAAAACCATTCAACTCACTCTCTTCTACGCCTCATATTTCAAAAACCCCTTCAAAAGATTCAGACCGCCTGTACCAGAAGTGTTCAGTGGTTACTCAGAAAACCAACTTGTCAAATGCCAATGCGCTTTCCATGAAACAAAATGGCGGTCCATCACAGATGGGATTTCTTCACACAAGAGCCACGCAGAACAAACGCAACGTCCGGCAGGATCTCAGGCACCGTAGCGAGATGAAGATGTGCAACAGAGCAAAATCGGCCACCAAACCTATGCTGTCAAATACGATTTTGCCTTCGCTAACAGTTACAAGGGTCCGAATCCCAGTGGTTCCCCATCGATTCCTATGA